Proteins found in one Salminus brasiliensis chromosome 13, fSalBra1.hap2, whole genome shotgun sequence genomic segment:
- the LOC140575470 gene encoding uncharacterized protein — translation MALSRFSQANRGLTRAKDYRADFSMNMQPYVNWDMHLTSAPLSIALLGELIRISAAEDFSIDKNAPTEGFKFIRYPKSFRACLLQVCNAGWQAFNEAHRNMDQIRLYTAQVPEYIKNAVAILIQEDTGLVKAFLPAELQRIEHISSECLKLAIATEGKFSDIMRLMEEFVEALVNARQGYSVELEEIKKKIQVEKIRQKFAADAKKMAEDAYENANKNLAEATEKYKKVMDDLPSGWNVLGMKMLSMMSEQAITITSGALNLLIAGPVTTTINTAVNTAKTITEMVRGPTGQATTSQESPEERSRVTEEISTNNILSRSGQILLLSIKMTEFYKDNKINWTELYDQKQEAVKSDYLKKWFERTKEDVNKESDCLVKTKALAICNKGIDICTELAQYAPKGECDDAKMKELIEAIKDLNTASLSFDSESKAYTGRPAFTVEPPHSSRQQQSMGKDVVEIQLNLTRLRMEQSEFLLKQMTERYEKNSENLKKKTKELDDIVIELQSLEPKDIDFNSKIKMLAKGLNSMGQVKEEWEKLVTLFQIISNIIKTTMTTHLQGFNQTVQIAGESNYTYSEFVKDKIYTYALKASASAYVVNLISTTYTEVSSQYLMGGVSTLGRLMTMDPNGKEFAEKMSKLQQDCIAAKKGITDLVAKNKQDFKLRCQNRITEIKTVLDEVLPQISQEEKMRLKEAVKNGIEPQSKKEEKAKPAGGFKPMTKEEEDQY, via the coding sequence ATGGCACTGTCAAGGTTCAGTCAAGCTAACCGGGGTCTCACCAGAGCCAAGGATTACAGAGCTGACTTCTCAATGAACATGCAGCCCTATGTTAACTGGGACATGCATCTGACATCAGCACCCCTTTCCATCGCTTTGCTTGGAGAGCTGATCCGCATCTCTGCTGCAGAGGATTTCTCCATCGATAAAAACGCGCCAACAGAAGGCTTCAAATTCATCAGATACCCTAAGTCTTTCAGGGCCTGCCTCTTGCAGGTGTGCAATGCAGGCTGGCAAGCTTTCAACGAAGCTCACAGAAACATGGACCAGATTCGTCTGTACACTGCACAGGTTCCAGAGTATATCAAAAACGCAGTTGCAATCCTGATCCAGGAAGACACTGGCCTTGTCAAAGCCTTCCTGCCAGCTGAGCTTCAGAGAATCGAACACATATCGTCAGAATGCTTAAAACTGGCTATCGCAACCGAGGGAAAGTTCTCAGACATCATGCGCTTGATGGAAGAGTTCGTGGAGGCTTTGGTCAACGCAAGACAAGGTTACAGCGTGGAGCTGGaagaaattaaaaagaaaattcaaGTTGAAAAAATTAGACAGAAATTTGCTGCGGACGCAAAAAAGATGGCTGAAGATGCTTACGAAAATGCTAACAAGAACCTAGCTGAAGCCACTGAAAAatacaagaaagttatggacgATTTACCAAGTGGATGGAATGTTTTGGGAATGAAGATGCTGTCAATGATGTCAGAGCAGGCCATCACAATAACATCTGGGGCACTAAACTTATTAATTGCAGGACCAGTGACTACCACCATCAATACTGCAGTGAACACAGCCAAAACCATAACGGAGATGGTCAGAGGACCAACTGGACAAGCTACCACAAGCCAAGAAAGCCCTGAAGAAAGGAGTAGAGTAACTGAGGAAATCTCAACCAACAACATCCTTTCTCGGTCCGGGCAGATTCTGTTACTGAGCATAAAGATGACAGAATTCTACAAGGACAACAAGATCAACTGGACTGAACTGTACGACCAGAAGCAGGAAGCTGTCAAGTCAGACTACCTGAAGAAGTGGTTTGAGAGGACAAAAGAAGATGTGAACAAAGAAAGCGATTGCCTGGTCAAAACCAAGGCCTTGGCCATCTGCAACAAAGGTATCGACATTTGCACTGAGCTGGCCCAATACGCCCCAAAGGGGGAATGCGACGATGCCAAGATGAAGGAACTGATTGAGGCCATTAAGGACCTAAACACGGCATCACTGTCCTTTGACTCCGAAAGCAAGGCTTACACCGGCCGGCCGGCGTTCACTGTAGAGCCGCCCCACTCAAGCAGACAACAGCAATCGATGGGAAAAGACGTGGTGGAGATACAACTTAATTTAACTCGTCTGCGAATGGAACAGAGTGAATTCTTACTGAAGCAGATGACAGAGAGGTATGAAAAGAATTCGGAGAACTTGAAGAAGAAGACGAAAGAGCTGGACGACATTGTGATAGAGCTGCAGAGTCTCGAGCCCAAGGATATTGACTTCAACAGCAAAATCAAGATGCTGGCAAAAGGCCTGAATTCAATGGGGCAAGTGAAAGAGGAGTGGGAGAAATTAGTGACCCTCTTCCAGATTATTTCAAACATAATCAAGACTACGATGACGACACATCTGCAGGGTTTTAACCAGACCGTCCAAATCGCTGGAGAGAGCAACTACACCTATTCTGAGTTTGTCAAAGATAAAATCTACACTTACGCCTTGAAAGCCTCCGCAAGTGCCTATGTGGTTAACTTGATCTCCACCACCTACACCGAGGTGTCCTCCCAGTACCTGATGGGCGGCGTTAGTACCCTGGGTAGACTGATGACCATGGATCCTAATGGAAAAGAGTTCGCCGAGAAGATGAGCAAGTTACAGCAGGATTGCATAGCTGCAAAAAAAGGCATCACAGACCTTGTTGcaaaaaacaagcaggatttcAAGCTCAGGTGCCAGAACCGGATAACTGAAATCAAGACGGTTCTGGACGAGGTCCTGCCCCAAATATCTCAAGAGGAGAAAATGCGACTGAAGGAAGCGGTGAAGAACGGAATTGAGCCACAAAgtaagaaagaagagaaggcTAAGCCGGCGGGTGGGTTTAAGCCCATGACAAAGGAAGAAGAAGACCAGTACTAG